Sequence from the Drosophila innubila isolate TH190305 chromosome 3L unlocalized genomic scaffold, UK_Dinn_1.0 0_D_3L, whole genome shotgun sequence genome:
gtttCATAggtaattaataaacaatttactaGCCTGTATCTGCAATGAGCACTTCACACCGGATGACTTTGAGCGAAATATGCAATATGAACTGGGTAAGCGTTCGAAATAAATGCAGCAACTTTATTGTTCAATGGCACTTGCAGGTTTTGCGCGTAAGAATCCAACCAAACTAAAGCCTGGCTCGTGTCCAACAATTCATGGGCCAAATCACAATGGATCATTAGGAATTGATAGGCGGAAAAAAAAGAGGACGAAGTGTCCAGTCGCCGAATCGGACTCTTCCCCAAGGAAAACATCCCCAAGTAGAGATTCTAATGACTCTCCTGAATCTGCGCTCGTTGATTGTCTTGATGAAATAGAGGACATAGCTGAAAGCGTCAGCAGCTTGGagcaaaataatgaagttattGAGTATACTATTAGCGAGATGGAAGAGTACTCAGTAGCTAATAATAGCTCTACCGTTGGGCGAATGGAACTGGAAATAATTGATCCCCTCGATTCCCAAACAAACTCTGAGGACGATATGGAGATCATTGACTCAGAGAGTGACAACTACGTGAAGCACTTGGAAACCGAAGTGTAtgttgcttaaaatatatcataGCGCTTGTATACACTTATTAATTCTTAAATGAATTCTTCCTGAAACAGGATCACGCTAAGACGTGAGGTCTTTTTTCTGAAGGATGAGCgcaagaaattaattaatgaaattaaaaacttacgTGCAACAGTTCGCAATGCTCGTGAAAAGGAATCTAATGCTCTGGAGAAGCTAATAAGTGTGAATGCAAATGGAATGGTatgatcattaaaaaaaatttatcatttattctgttttaaaatatcatcACAATAAGCtgataattatattgtatatattgttttacatgttaaatcaaaatttttaatttatttcttacagATAACAAAGAACATAAAGGGGCCAACAATGAAGAAGACAGTTATAATATATacggaaaatataaataagaacaGAAAACTAcgtaaaataacaaattcgactgactaaataaataattgattttgtaatacgctgacaaaaaaaataataaatgttttaaaaaactattaaaatatagctttttatttaaaaaatttacttagaAACATTTCTTAAGTATGAAGGAATcaattaaaaagatttaatatCTTTAACATAATTGCAATGGTGTAAGTTCATAACAAGGTGTTTTCTTATGCAAAGAATGAAGATAGGTACTAGTTTAAAGCACTAGTTCCATTAACTATTTTTCCAAATTATTTCTTACATTTTCAATACTTTTCCACAGTAATAAATCTGACATTTTGTACATATGAAAGATAAAAACTTCTCAGGAATTTTACCTAAGGCAATTGTGGTATTTTCCTTGAAAACAATATGATAATATTTACATGTGTTGTTTCTCAATATCTTTCGACTTTGTCCCGATCCCAAATGAACCTTAAATAAGCAGGCAAATGTAACTGCGATAAAGGCAGGCTAAAATTTTTCCACAAGGTCAAAGTCATTAGGAGTACTTCTAGATAACAATGGTTTTTCTATGGTGTCGTGACTACCTGAAGGAGTATAAAAGATCACTACGACTGGCAATCGATCTGTACTGCAAGCGCAACTCTCTGGCGACAAACATCGTGAGCGTTCTGGATGATGACTCTACCAATCACAAGGAGGCGCAGCAGGAGTTCCAGCTGAAGAGCCCAGAATGTGACGAAACTGGAACCAATGGATCCTACTCGCTTGCAGTGTCAgcaatttagaaaatttgttagtcaattgtaaatttttagttaaggtttataaatcaattgtACAAATTCCCTTTAGCCTTAAAtagtcaaaatatttagttaatcaATTGTATATAAGCCCCAAACTAgacaaatatcaaaatatttagttaatcaATTGTACATAATCCCCAAATTAgacaattatcaaaatatttagttaatcaATTGTACATAAACCACACACTAGacaaatttttagttaaatattttatgtatatttaatatacgtgatatttttgcaataaaatgaaatttacacACCTACAAActtaaaacttttacttttttatttttacaatataataaCACAGGATATAAAATAAGTACCTTGTAAGGTACATTTCATATACAAACATTTACGATATATTTTACAAGTTCcttataaataagtttatttattaatcaaactCCACAGTTTTATATGCTTATCACTTAAGTGATAGCTTAgaatgtttaaaattgtttttttttatactaatttcacTCTAAAGTTTTCCGCATTCCCATTGATAAAAAATCTCTCTCTTATTTATTTCTCCATGTTGGAAAGCGTATTATTAACTcgttatcaaataaatatgcctACTATTGATAAAACAGTTATCCGTTTCCAAGGAGTCTAATGAAATACTTTTTCGTGTAAATTCATAACCAATTTTTCTTCAaagaatttgacaaaaaattgCGCTGATTTCTCTGCAGGAATATggagtatatatttaaaaaagagcGTCGCACGTTTGGAGCACGTGTGCATTTCGAAGATAAGGATGACGTGGTTTTTAGCGAGAACTCCAATCCGGAGCTGGTCAAGAACTACATACTGAAGAATCCAGTGGAACAATTTACACAATATGCGGGTCAGACTTCGCTGAGTGTGGCAAACACGGAACGTGCTACATACAAGAGCACAGGGATAACCCATAATGAAGGCGGCTGGCCAAAGGATATCAATATGCACGATCCGGAGCAGACGGTGCGCTATAAGCGTAAAATTGAAAAGGACGAGAATTACATAACGCAAGTGATGAATCTAACAAAGCCCATGGAACACTATATTCATCAGAATAATGCTGTCAACATTTATGAGAATTACTTTGAGAATATGGATCCGGCGCCATTACCGGAACCGTGCAAATCGCGTACTGTGAACGTCTATCGTGATCCGAATCCTATAAAGGTGCCTGTAAAACATCTATCCTGGTCACCAGATGGTGGCATCAAAATGGCCGTTAGCCACTGTGATATGAAGTTCCAGGGCGACAAAACCGGACAACGCTGCAATTCGTATATTTGGGAAGTGGAGAATCCCAACGAACCGTTCCTTACGCTGGAGCCAAAGGTGCCGTGCGTGTGCCTCGAGTATAATCAAAAAGATCCGACTAGCCTGGTCAGTGGCATGTACAATGGTCAAGTGGCTGCCTGGGATACGCGACACGGAAAGCATCCGGTGATGATTAGCGAACGTGAAGTCTGCCATCGGGATCCCGTTAATTCGGTGCTCTGGAATAACTCAAAGAGCGGCACCGAATTCTTCTCCGGTGGCTCCGATGGTCAGGTGCTCTGGTGGGATACGCGCAAGCTCAGCGAACCCCTCGATCGGCTGCTTATGGATCCCGTCAAGAGTGATGAACAGGATCTATCGCGCTCCTACGGCATTTCGGTCTTGGAATATGAGACTACCATTCCAACGAGGTTCATGGCTGGCACTGAGATGGGCATGCTCTTCTCCTGCAACCGCAAAGGCAAAACGCCCACGGAGAAGATACAAATCCGGGTAAGAATGGATCTGGCATTGTGTCAATTGATAGtcccttcttcttcttgcatAGATGATGTGCCACTTGGGTCCCGTTTATGCCATCACACGGAATCCGGCCTTTGTGAAGAACTTTCTAACCGTGGGCGATTGGTGTGCCCGCATCTGGTCGGAGGATTGTCGAGAGAGTTCCATTATTTGGACTAAGAGCAGCTCCTCCATGCTGACAGACGGCGCTTGGAGCTATACCAAGTATAAGTTACtggaattttaatgaataactTGTTAAgcttcatatatgtatattagggTTTCCCAGTTCTTTATCACTCGCATAGACGGCGTGCTGGACACGTGGGatctgctgcagcagcaaaatGAGCCGGTATTGACCGTGAAGGTCTGTGATGAGCCCCTCTACTGCGTCCGCACTAACGAGAATGGAAAATTCGTTAGCTGTGGCAGCAAACTGGGCGCCACATTCCTTATTGAGGTTTCCGACAACATGATCATGTCATCTAAGAATGATAAGCCGCTCCTGACTGCGGTAAACTTCAATCAACAGTCACTGCATAAACATAAGATAATTATTAATGTCTTTCAGATGTTTGAGCGAGAGAATCGACGTGAGAAAATCTTGGAGGCAAAGTCTAGGGAGAGCAAGCTGAAGATTAAAGCCAATCATGGCCAGGAACAAGCTGACATGACCATGTTGAATGGCAAGGTTAACATGGCACCATTTGCCAGTGCCTGCGAACAGGCTGCCTCGGAATATTTTGCCGCCGTGGAACAGGAACGTCTACGAAGGCTGCCCGGAGGCAAGCGTAGGTGAAAGCATAAAGATTTTATATTACTggccattttttaaatatctcttGTATTACAGAGGATGTGGAGGAGGTTGATGTGTCGGAAGCGGAAAGCTCAAAATTATagatttgaaattgtttattacGTTGTATGCACTGTTAAATTCTAAAGTTCCtcgaataaattaaaactaaacaacatttcaaaatgCCCATTTATATATAACGACTTTTTCAACACTATTAACAAGTGTCCGATAAGCTGTGGAGGTCAGTCGATAGGTGACAATGTAGCAAATCGATTACGACTACATCACATACAACTGAATCATCGAAGAGAGCGTGTGCTAATCTATTTTGGATTttgttaaagttaataataaatgtaagtgTTATTACTATTTGTGAGCAACAGTAGTTATTTACAATTGACCAAAGCAAATATTGGTTGAGTGCGAAAAGATACACTCCAAGGGGCAGTTTAAAATTCGCGCGCAGCATAAGCAACGTTCATGTTGCACGTTGGTCTGCGTTTGGCCTACGTGACTCAGAAACAGTTATCAATGgcgcaacaacagctgcttcAAAAGTTCACTGACCAATTTTAGTGCAATAGCAACCCCTGAGGCAAACAGTATTCAAAAATCTCAAGTTGATATCATTATCGCAGCATTCAGTTGACAAAtgataatacatatattagtGTTTCTAACAGTTTACACACGTGTTCCCATTAAataatcagcatcaacagttttcaacaaatacaaagacaaaaacaaagtgAACGTAGAGGAAATCGCTTTGAAAGTGCACAGAAAACCTTGGCGCGTTTGCAACAAAAAGTAATTCTAAAGTGAAGGTGAGACCTCTGGTCTGattcatttaagttttaagtgttcCTTTGTTCGAACGTACATCTCTTTCCCTCAACCTCTTCTGGCCCATTTACCTGTTTATTGCCAAAACCGCTTCCAAACGCACAGTGGTTGCACGTTACATTTGCATGTATGCAGTCACGTAGACAAATTTTGGAGGTGCAATGTGAAATTCCCATTATTCTTTGTGTATGAAACTATATGTGTTATACAGTATGCGAAACAAAGTCtgttagaatttaaaattccctatttttatttagaaagaAAATCTTTTGTTctaatctatatttatatataaacatataatcAATTAATAGTTTTCACAGAATACAAattcttatcttttatttcacaagaaaataaatgttcttggttttttttcttatttatatttctttgtaaatatttacagaaGGATGTCAAGAAAATTGTTGACTCAATAAAATTTcccattttttatgttgtaaAGAAAATGactttatttgttatattaaatgttcttaacTATTTAACTTTTTCTGAATATAATGTAAATTGTTAtctgtcaaaacaattacttgacatggTGTATATAtgcacttttgtttatttcttcaaataataatcaaggtcacatttgttattgttacagATAAGCCAGCGGTCAGAATGTTGGACATTGTCCAACCCAGCGAACAGCTAGACAGCACctccaataacaacaacagtagcgaTGTTGTGGTCATCCGTGCCAGGCCAAAGAAGGTGTTCAAGCCCAAGGCTCGTATCAATCGCATTCCCCAGGAGCTGCTAGATGATCCTCAGCTGCAACGCGCCATTGAACGGCTGCCagcaaactacaactttgagCTGCACAAAACAATTTGGCGCATTCGGGAGACGAAGGCGAAGCGTGTGGCGCTGCAGCTGCCGGAGGGATTGCTTATGTATGCGATGGTCATAAGCGATATCATTGAGCGCTTCACCAGCGCCGATACCGTTATCATGGGCGATGTCACATACGGCGCCTGCTGCGTGGATGATTACACGGCACAGGCGTTGGGTGCCGAGCTGTTGGTGCACTATGGTCACAGCTGCCTCATACCAGTCGACCAGACATGCGGCATTAAGGTTCTCTACATTTTTGtggatattaaaattgatcCACTGCATTTCCTGGATTCGGTGAAGCTGAACTTCAAGCCCGATGTGGGTCAAATAGCACTGGTCAGCACAATACAATTTGTTACGACCCTGCAGGCAGCTTCCACAGAGTTGAAGGCAGCCGGCTACGATGTGCTTGTGCCGCAGGCGAAACCTCTCAGTCCGGGTGAAATTTTGGGCTGCACTTCGCCACAGCTGCCGGAGACGACGCAAATGATCATCTACCTGGGTGACGGACGTTTTCATATTGAATCCGCCATGATTGCCAATCCGCTGCTAAAGGTAGGCAATAGTTAAGATGATGCagctgcttttgtttattgccTGTACTTAAATACGTTCCTTTGCAGGCTTACAAATACGATCCGTATGAGAAGAAATTTACCGTGGAGCATTACGATCATGGCGCCATGCAGGGCCTGAGGCATTCTGCCGTGCAACGGGCCAAGCAGGCACGCCGCATTGGCATCATATTGGGCACACTGGGCAGGCAAGGTAGCTCCCGAGTGCAGCGGTTTTTGGAGAAGCGTCTGCACGCCAAGGGCATAGAGTCAACCACCATACTGCTATCCGAGATCTTTCCACAAAAGCTGTCGCTGTTTACGGATATTGATGCCTTCGTGCAGATCGCCTGTCCACGTCTATCCATTGACTGGGGATCGGCCTTTGAGAAGCCGCTGCTGAATCCCTACGAGCTCTCCGTGGTGTTGGGCGACATCGAATGGACACCGGACAATGCCTCGCCGCGCAACAATGCATATCCCATGGACTTCTATGCCAGCGGCAGTCTTGGACCCTGGACGCCAAATTTTAAGCCGCCAGCACCAGGAGAGTGCGAGAATCGCCCCTCTGCCGACTGCTGCGGTCGCTGCAACCGTGCTGAGCTCGAGAAGGACGATACCGGCAAGGCGGCGGCACTGGCAGATCTGCTCGATTTCAAAAAGGGATAAGCAAACGTTCCTATAAGCTCATAAGCATAACTTACTGATAACTAAGTGATTTAGTTCATGTGCCCGCCCAGCCCAAATGTAATTTACCTACTAATTTAAGTTAGTACAAAGATTGATTTCTAAGTtagtaacttttttaatttagatacaAACATTTGTGTTCATCTCATTTTCACCTGTTTTACAATTTCTTTACACAACGAGACAACTTTAAGAACAACATTCATATATTAGTTAAGGGATTAATTGCATTcacaaatgcaatgcaattgtttaaaaacattaaattatatatgtcaTTATTAAACGTTTGcgtatcaaattattaatcaaaggatgtaaaattatttaaacaaaactatCTAATTTTGCTAAGTTTGATTTTTCTTCGAAAATCGAtacaaaattctaaattcattACAGTTTTTTAATCTTTGGCTTAGAAAAATCCACTCAAAATAAATGAGTGTTG
This genomic interval carries:
- the LOC117786557 gene encoding uncharacterized protein LOC117786557, yielding MRCAVSNCGNNNRNSNRNKWRYFHFPKDKQQMQKWIKFCERDITNTATACICNEHFTPDDFERNMQYELGFARKNPTKLKPGSCPTIHGPNHNGSLGIDRRKKKRTKCPVAESDSSPRKTSPSRDSNDSPESALVDCLDEIEDIAESVSSLEQNNEVIEYTISEMEEYSVANNSSTVGRMELEIIDPLDSQTNSEDDMEIIDSESDNYVKHLETEVITLRREVFFLKDERKKLINEIKNLRATVRNAREKESNALEKLISVNANGMITKNIKGPTMKKTVIIYTENINKNRKLRKITNSTD
- the LOC117788159 gene encoding dynein intermediate chain 2, axonemal isoform X2, giving the protein MEYIFKKERRTFGARVHFEDKDDVVFSENSNPELVKNYILKNPVEQFTQYAGQTSLSVANTERATYKSTGITHNEGGWPKDINMHDPEQTVRYKRKIEKDENYITQVMNLTKPMEHYIHQNNAVNIYENYFENMDPAPLPEPCKSRTVNVYRDPNPIKVPVKHLSWSPDGGIKMAVSHCDMKFQGDKTGQRCNSYIWEVENPNEPFLTLEPKVPCVCLEYNQKDPTSLVSGMYNGQVAAWDTRHGKHPVMISEREVCHRDPVNSVLWNNSKSGTEFFSGGSDGQVLWWDTRKLSEPLDRLLMDPVKSDEQDLSRSYGISVLEYETTIPTRFMAGTEMGMLFSCNRKGKTPTEKIQIRMMCHLGPVYAITRNPAFVKNFLTVGDWCARIWSEDCRESSIIWTKSSSSMLTDGAWSYTKVSQFFITRIDGVLDTWDLLQQQNEPVLTVKVCDEPLYCVRTNENGKFVSCGSKLGATFLIEVSDNMIMSSKNDKPLLTAMFERENRREKILEAKSRESKLKIKANHGQEQADMTMLNGKVNMAPFASACEQAASEYFAAVEQERLRRLPGGKRRGCGGG
- the LOC117788159 gene encoding dynein intermediate chain 2, axonemal isoform X1; protein product: MEYIFKKERRTFGARVHFEDKDDVVFSENSNPELVKNYILKNPVEQFTQYAGQTSLSVANTERATYKSTGITHNEGGWPKDINMHDPEQTVRYKRKIEKDENYITQVMNLTKPMEHYIHQNNAVNIYENYFENMDPAPLPEPCKSRTVNVYRDPNPIKVPVKHLSWSPDGGIKMAVSHCDMKFQGDKTGQRCNSYIWEVENPNEPFLTLEPKVPCVCLEYNQKDPTSLVSGMYNGQVAAWDTRHGKHPVMISEREVCHRDPVNSVLWNNSKSGTEFFSGGSDGQVLWWDTRKLSEPLDRLLMDPVKSDEQDLSRSYGISVLEYETTIPTRFMAGTEMGMLFSCNRKGKTPTEKIQIRMMCHLGPVYAITRNPAFVKNFLTVGDWCARIWSEDCRESSIIWTKSSSSMLTDGAWSYTKVSQFFITRIDGVLDTWDLLQQQNEPVLTVKVCDEPLYCVRTNENGKFVSCGSKLGATFLIEVSDNMIMSSKNDKPLLTAMFERENRREKILEAKSRESKLKIKANHGQEQADMTMLNGKVNMAPFASACEQAASEYFAAVEQERLRRLPGGKQDVEEVDVSEAESSKL
- the LOC117788880 gene encoding 2-(3-amino-3-carboxypropyl)histidine synthase subunit 1, which gives rise to MLDIVQPSEQLDSTSNNNNSSDVVVIRARPKKVFKPKARINRIPQELLDDPQLQRAIERLPANYNFELHKTIWRIRETKAKRVALQLPEGLLMYAMVISDIIERFTSADTVIMGDVTYGACCVDDYTAQALGAELLVHYGHSCLIPVDQTCGIKVLYIFVDIKIDPLHFLDSVKLNFKPDVGQIALVSTIQFVTTLQAASTELKAAGYDVLVPQAKPLSPGEILGCTSPQLPETTQMIIYLGDGRFHIESAMIANPLLKAYKYDPYEKKFTVEHYDHGAMQGLRHSAVQRAKQARRIGIILGTLGRQGSSRVQRFLEKRLHAKGIESTTILLSEIFPQKLSLFTDIDAFVQIACPRLSIDWGSAFEKPLLNPYELSVVLGDIEWTPDNASPRNNAYPMDFYASGSLGPWTPNFKPPAPGECENRPSADCCGRCNRAELEKDDTGKAAALADLLDFKKG